GACTTTCACCTTGGCAAGGTGACACTCTACCACTGAGTTAAACCCGCATACTACATATACCATATATACTAAATAATAATGGTGCGGGAAAAGGGACTTGAACCCCCACGTCAATGACACTAGATCCTAAGTCTAGCGCGTCTGCCAATTCCGCCATTCCCGCATGTTTTTTGGTGACTCACCGGAGAATCGAACTCCGGACACCATGATTAAAAGTCATGTGCTCTACCAACTGAGCTAGTGAGTCGCAGTTTTTTGGCTGGGGTGGCTGGATTCGAACCAACGAGATGCCAGAGTCAAAGTCTGGTGCCTTACCGCTTGGCTACACCCCAAAGCATTTTTGGGGTGGGTAATCGGGGTCGAACCGACGGCCTCCAGAGCCACAATCTGGCGCTCTAACCAGCTGAGCTATACCCACCATATATGGTGCGCCTGGAGGGAGTCGAACCCCCGGCACACGGATTAGAAGTCCGTTGCTCTATCCAACTGAGCTACAGGCGCATGTATGGAGCGGGTGAAGGGAATCGGACCCTCGCGATCAGCTTGGAAGGCTGACGTTCTACCATTGAACTACACCCGCATAATTCCGGCGTACTGTATTATTGTCGCCGACAATTATAAATTATAACAAAGTTTATTATGCGTGTCAACTGGTTTAAGGCTATATTTGTTGCCTATATTTGCTATGTAAATCACTTAAGCTTTTTTAAAAACTCCTTTAATGCATTTGCTCTATGACTTATTTTGTTTTTCTCTGTTGAATTAAGCTCCGCCATAGTTTTACCATACTCATCAACTATGAAAAGCGGGTCATAGCCAAATCCATTTTCCCCTTTTTCTTTGTATCCGATTTTCCCATATACATAGCCTTCTGCTGTAATCTCTTTCCCATCAGGAAATACCGCTGCAATTGCGGAGCAGAATCTAGCACTCCTTTTTTCTTCAGGTATATCCTTCATGGCTTCTCTTAACTTTTGATTATTTTTTTTGTCCTTATCTATTCCTGTTTCTCCTGAATATCTGGCGGATTTTACTCCCGGCTGCCCCTCTAAAGCATCCACCAAAAGACCTGAATCATCAGCAATAGCAGCTTTACCTGTAAGTCGATATACCTCTCTTGCTTTTATTAGTGCATTGTCTATGAAGGTATTGCCATTTTCTTCAATTTCAATATCCAACCCGGCATCTGTCAAAGATTCAACCTCTATTCCTTTGTCCTTAAGTATCGTTCCAATTTCCTTTAGCTTATGACTATTATTTGTTGCTGCTATCATTTTCATTGTTCATACCTACCTTGCCGGCAATTTCACCAAGAGCTTGCTTTTGCGCTTCAATCAAATCTCTTATACCTTTTTCACCAAGTTCCATCATTTCCGAAAGCTGTGCTTTACTAAACGGACTTTCCTCTCCTGTACCCTGTATTTCAATAAATTCTCTCTTATCAGTCATTACCAGATTCATATCGACCTGACAGGTTGAATCCTCTGCATAATTCAAGTCTAGTATAGCTTCTCCGTCCTTTATACCAACGCTTACTGCCGCAATATATCCATTTAGCGGTATTGCTTTAAGCTTTTCCTGCAAAACAAGCCTGTTTAGTGCATCAACAAGAGCAACAAAAGCACCTGTAATTGATGCTGTCCTTGTGCCTCCGTCAGCCTGCATAACATCACAGTCAATATAAACCGTAATTTCACCTAGCTTTCCAAGGTCCACTATGGATCTCAGCGCTCTTCCTATAAGTCGCTGAATCTCCATGGTTCTACCATCTACTCTTCCTCTGACAGACTCTCTTGGTTTACGTACCTCCGTTGATCTGGGAAGCATACCATACTCACTAGTAATCCAACCCTTGCCGGTTCCTTTTACAAAAGGTGGCACCTTTTCATCAATAGAGGCAGTACAAATCACTTTGGTATCACCCATTTCAATTAATACAGAACCCTCTGCATGTTTTAAGTAATTTCTTGTTATTCTTACAGGCCTGATCTGATCCTTGCTTCTTCCGTCTATTCTCTTCATCCGTCTTCCTTCCCTTCAGAGTATTGTTTTACACTTAGAAATTCCCTTTTGCGGGTTCCTTTGCGGGAGCAACGGAATGGAGCAAAAGTTCATGGAATTTCTTAGTGGAAAACATTGCTTCATTAATTTAATTTACACTTAGAAATTATCTTTATTATTTATTATTCCGTAAGTGCAATAGATTTATTTTGCCCTATCTTACCAAAATATCCTAAAGTCATATAGCTTGTCAACTTTTTTAAGAAGACAAAGGGAGACAAAACGGAAACATCCCAATGTCTCTTTTGGTTCACTCGTAAAAGTTAACAAAAGCCGGCACGTTAAGATAATTATCAGCACCTATGCCATCGGCATTTTCGATGATTTTGCCATTTACAAATATCTTGACTTTCGCAACCTCTGGAAATTCCTTTAAAGTAAGTGTTACTGCCTTTATCATCGCATTTTCTGCTGCTTTGTCACCTTGTTTTGCCAATATTTGCTCAGAAAAATTTACATAAGCCAAGCTGTCATTTACCTGAACTCCCAGCAGCTGAGTTCCCTCTGGGAAAGGACAGTTCAAGCTACTGCCATCTGTAGGTCCCTCAAGTAGTGCACTAATAGCAGCTTCAGCCCTATTTTCAAATCCTGATACCAATTTTGTAACCGGAACAAAATATGAGTACTCTCCACTTCCTTTTTTATGATAGTATACCACAACCTTTGATAACTTTTCATCTGGGTTTTCAATAGCCTGTAAATTTATTTCAGTCCGCTTTAATACTGGCTCTACTTCTGTCCCCTTAGGCATTTCTTCTATTCTTTTGCCATCTACTCTTATTTCTACTGACTTAATATTTGGGAACTCTGTTAGTGTATATACTATTGCTTTGATTCCCAGCTCTTCAGCCTTATTACTGCTGAAGTTCAAAAATTCCTTTGAAAAGTCTATTATTGCCAAACCGTCATCCTTTATGACTGCTCCATTGATTTTGGTACCCATAGGTAATGTCGGTGTCAAGCCTGCTACATTAAGGTCCTGCGCTTTCTCAGGACTGTAAATAAGTGTTGATACTGCAGTTTTGGCTATACCAAGGTCTTCCTTTGGAATATATCTCATTACAGGTACAAGAAAGCTTTCATTGTCTTTGTAGTAAAGCACTGTCGCCCTGCTGTTCTCCGGCTGAGAGGTACTGACTTCACTCATACTCTGGGTTTCTTCCTGTACCTGCTCCTTATCGTCCTCTTCTATCGGCTCTTCTTTATTAAAGATATTCCATAAAGAAGTCAGCGGGTTACTGCAGGATGTAAGAATCAATGTACAACATATTAGTAGTGCCAAAAATAGTACAATCTTTCTGTTCATTTATTTCACCCCTTATTTTATTTATCAATATATTATATTAGCCTTATAAGGGGTATATTCGTGATTTAAACTACCGGAAATAAAAGAACCCTGAGCTTTATGAAAGCTTCAGGGCTCTTTTGATTTCAATCAATTGCCGGCTACGTTGTCCTTATTCGGATTTTGTTCCTCACTCATCAGACTGTACGGGTCTTTAGGTGTAGGTGCTGCATATATAGCATTAATATCTATATCAAGATTTACCTGTTCAATTTCATTGTAGTATCTCACTATAGAAGCTGCTAATGCCCTTGCTGCCATTTCCCTATACTCTTCCTTCTTAATCTCTGCAAGTTCTTCAGGATTTGTCATGAATCCTAGCTCCGCAAGTATCGCCGGCATCTTCGTCTTATTTAGGACATGAAGTCCCGGCCTCGGTGTAATTCCCCTGGATGGTCTCTTTAAAGCTGCAGTAAGCTCATTATGGAATATATTAGCCATTTTTTTATTATCAAAGGGATACTCTTCAGTAATCTCATTTGGATAATATAGTGTTTCTATACCCTTTGCAGTACTCGTAAAGGCATTAAAGTGTATACTCATGAAAAAGTCTACATAGCTGTTATTAGCCAATCCAGATCTGCTTGCAAGATCCACATATCTATCATCTTTTCTTGTCATTACGGTATTAAAGCCGATATTCTGCAATATCCTGTTCAGTCTTAGGGCAACATCCAGATTAAGCTCTTTTTCATAAGTCTTTTTGTCTATGGCTGTTGCTCCAGGGTCCTTGCCTCCATGTCCGGGATCAATAAGTACTGTAAGTTGATCAGTATTCTTCGCATTATATTTAAAGCTAAGACTTACAAGCTTTGTGATCGCTGGAGAAAGAAGCTGATATTCCACAGCCGGTTTCATTTTAAAGGCTGCCACCGTAAATATCTGATCACCGTACGTTTCTTTGGTAACTGTAACGCTCTCCATTATATTGTCATGTATGTCATAAACCTTCTGTTCTGTTTCAATATCCTTTGGTATCATTATTTTTAGTATTCTGTTAGCATTATCAATAATCGGCTGATATTCCACCTCTGTGCCTGCACTTAAATCAATAAAAGCTGAGTTGTAGTATTTCTTGTAATCAAAAAAGGAGAAAGGCTTGTCTGATATATATACCTTCGTCAGGCTTCCGCTATTCTTAACGTCATAATACATCCCCGGCTCCAAATCCAGTACTACTCGTGCAACTCCCACATCTACCTGTCCTGTCCTTATGGATTTCACATATGGTGTATTTGCCTCAACTGCTTGTCCCTTGTCACTTAATACTGATTTTCTAATATCCACTACCAGTCTGTCCGGATTATCCAGCCGGAATACATTGGTATCCATTTCCTGGCTTCCCCTTACCATAAGTACATCCTTATCGTCCTCTTTGGCAAAACTGACTGGAATAATTATATTGGCATATATCAAAGATATTGTCTTCTTGTCATTGGATTGTACTAATTTACATGTTGTCTGGTCCTCCAGGTCTATTACCACCCTTACTATATTAGGTGACTTACTGAATTGTGCTACTCTTACCCCAATTACGCCGCCTTTTCCTATCTCTTTGCTTTCAAATTCAGTATTCAAAGTGGAGTTTTCTATATCTACTACCATCCTATCCGGATTCAGCATTGTATAGCTTCTATACTTTATTGGGGTATCTGCCACTATGTTTAGCTGAGGAAAACCTCCACTATCATCATAAATTATGTCATCGATTTTTGCTGCCTTGTATTCTATGATTTCTTCAACAGGTTTACTTTCAGCAACTACAGGAGGCTTCTTTTTGTCAATACTTACAATGTTCTTTGCTTTATCATAATTAACGTCAATGTCAAAATTGTTCTGTATAAAACTTATAGGCACATATGCCCGTTCATTATGCATTATAGGTACTGGGCTTATCTTCACATTCTTACCATTAACTACACCGGTGCCATAGCCTATAGTCACCTTGGCCGAGCCGTTAGCCGATATCAAATCCATTGTCTCTACCTTCGCAGCCCAACTGACCTTATAGCCTAAAGCTTCTCCTACATGTCTTAACGGTATGTATACTATGTCATTTTTCACAAAAGGCAAGTCCACGGAGCTTGCTTTATTCCCCAGAACAAATACTCCTCCTGTAACTGCTACTTTCTTATTGATTGAGATAATATTGCTTGTCTTATCATATATAGTGGTGTTATTGAAATAATCCTGTACGAATGACAATGGAAAGTACGATCTGTTATTATACATTATCGGAGCAGCGTCCAGTTTAACCTTTTTTCCGTTCACATAGGCGTCTGCTTTTCCTATTGTTACCTTAATAGTATGGTTGGATGTTTTAAGCTCCATAGTGCTGGTTTTGGCATTCCAATAGCATTTATAGTTCAGCGCTTCCCCTACCACTCTAACCGGAAGAAATATTCTATTGTTTTTTACAATAGGAGGGTTTACTGCACTTATCTTTTTCCCCAATATCTGCATTGACAGAGGAGGTGTCTTTGTTTCGATTGCTTGTGCGAATATAGTGCCTGCAAAGCTGCTCGTCAATAAGCAGAGCACAATCATAAATACAATTGCTTTTTTCATATAATTCCTCCTCACAGTTAATCTCGTTTGGACATATATAGTTCAAAATAACAAAATACATAGTCTTTTACTATATATTTCGACTTGATTCCTCAAATACCTTTGCTTTTATATTATAATTTCATTACTGTTATATTTCATTTGTATTTCAACCTCCTTGCTATATCTAGTCTTTAGCCTATATACCCCCTACAAAATCATGTAAAGAAGGATACGAGTATGCTCGTATCCTTCGACGTATTTCTACATTGCTTTGTTCCATATATTTCTCATTTATCCTCCATCAAGCCTTTTGCCTTAAAGAGCTCATCCACGTCAGGAGGCTTCAACTGAAATACCGCTTCCCCCCTAATGATATTTCTACTTTGAGGGGTTACCCTTCCTATTATACTTGCGGGTATACCCTTACCTTCAAGTATTCTGACAAGTTTAGCTCCATTTTTAGCGGTTATCAGCATTGAACCGCTTGATATCAATCTATAGGGATCAATTCCGTAAATATCACATATTTTCCTGGTAACCTCCCGAACAGGTATCTTATCAATAAATATATCTATGCCTTTTCCGGAGCTTTCTGCAATCTCCCAGGCAGCCCCAAGAATACCTCCCTCAGTTGCATCGTGCATACTGTTTGCTC
The sequence above is a segment of the Dehalobacter sp. genome. Coding sequences within it:
- a CDS encoding XTP/dITP diphosphatase yields the protein MKMIAATNNSHKLKEIGTILKDKGIEVESLTDAGLDIEIEENGNTFIDNALIKAREVYRLTGKAAIADDSGLLVDALEGQPGVKSARYSGETGIDKDKKNNQKLREAMKDIPEEKRSARFCSAIAAVFPDGKEITAEGYVYGKIGYKEKGENGFGYDPLFIVDEYGKTMAELNSTEKNKISHRANALKEFLKKLK
- the rph gene encoding ribonuclease PH, whose product is MKRIDGRSKDQIRPVRITRNYLKHAEGSVLIEMGDTKVICTASIDEKVPPFVKGTGKGWITSEYGMLPRSTEVRKPRESVRGRVDGRTMEIQRLIGRALRSIVDLGKLGEITVYIDCDVMQADGGTRTASITGAFVALVDALNRLVLQEKLKAIPLNGYIAAVSVGIKDGEAILDLNYAEDSTCQVDMNLVMTDKREFIEIQGTGEESPFSKAQLSEMMELGEKGIRDLIEAQKQALGEIAGKVGMNNENDSSNK
- a CDS encoding GerMN domain-containing protein; protein product: MNRKIVLFLALLICCTLILTSCSNPLTSLWNIFNKEEPIEEDDKEQVQEETQSMSEVSTSQPENSRATVLYYKDNESFLVPVMRYIPKEDLGIAKTAVSTLIYSPEKAQDLNVAGLTPTLPMGTKINGAVIKDDGLAIIDFSKEFLNFSSNKAEELGIKAIVYTLTEFPNIKSVEIRVDGKRIEEMPKGTEVEPVLKRTEINLQAIENPDEKLSKVVVYYHKKGSGEYSYFVPVTKLVSGFENRAEAAISALLEGPTDGSSLNCPFPEGTQLLGVQVNDSLAYVNFSEQILAKQGDKAAENAMIKAVTLTLKEFPEVAKVKIFVNGKIIENADGIGADNYLNVPAFVNFYE
- a CDS encoding N-acetylmuramoyl-L-alanine amidase family protein, with amino-acid sequence MKKAIVFMIVLCLLTSSFAGTIFAQAIETKTPPLSMQILGKKISAVNPPIVKNNRIFLPVRVVGEALNYKCYWNAKTSTMELKTSNHTIKVTIGKADAYVNGKKVKLDAAPIMYNNRSYFPLSFVQDYFNNTTIYDKTSNIISINKKVAVTGGVFVLGNKASSVDLPFVKNDIVYIPLRHVGEALGYKVSWAAKVETMDLISANGSAKVTIGYGTGVVNGKNVKISPVPIMHNERAYVPISFIQNNFDIDVNYDKAKNIVSIDKKKPPVVAESKPVEEIIEYKAAKIDDIIYDDSGGFPQLNIVADTPIKYRSYTMLNPDRMVVDIENSTLNTEFESKEIGKGGVIGVRVAQFSKSPNIVRVVIDLEDQTTCKLVQSNDKKTISLIYANIIIPVSFAKEDDKDVLMVRGSQEMDTNVFRLDNPDRLVVDIRKSVLSDKGQAVEANTPYVKSIRTGQVDVGVARVVLDLEPGMYYDVKNSGSLTKVYISDKPFSFFDYKKYYNSAFIDLSAGTEVEYQPIIDNANRILKIMIPKDIETEQKVYDIHDNIMESVTVTKETYGDQIFTVAAFKMKPAVEYQLLSPAITKLVSLSFKYNAKNTDQLTVLIDPGHGGKDPGATAIDKKTYEKELNLDVALRLNRILQNIGFNTVMTRKDDRYVDLASRSGLANNSYVDFFMSIHFNAFTSTAKGIETLYYPNEITEEYPFDNKKMANIFHNELTAALKRPSRGITPRPGLHVLNKTKMPAILAELGFMTNPEELAEIKKEEYREMAARALAASIVRYYNEIEQVNLDIDINAIYAAPTPKDPYSLMSEEQNPNKDNVAGN